In Euphorbia lathyris chromosome 2, ddEupLath1.1, whole genome shotgun sequence, the sequence GGCGTGAAGTTGCTGGGCTTGTCGTGCGATGATGTTCTCTCTCATGTTGAATGGATTAAAGACGTTGAAGCCCACACCGTAAGCATATCTATATTTTGTACTTTCAGATTCCATTATGATAAGATGGTTTAGTTTAGGTATCAATTTAGTTTggtatttgttttcaatttaGTCCAAAATTGATGCATGTAAAAATTTATATGGTATTATATTGAATTAAGATCAATTTTGGAGGTTGAAATTGAATATAGTCGGTTAATTTAGGCAAATGggtaaattagtttaaaatgACAAGCTGAGTCAATTTAATCTTTTGTTCATATTATTTGTAGCTTGATTCACCATGATTtgaacgtttttttttttttaaactcatTAGTGTCAAATTAGACCAGGTAATTATCGTGTCATTTAATCTGTTCTGATTAGTGTTGATTTTATGTCGCATTTTCGAATTAGTGTCGATTTTATATTGTATTTTCGGgtttaaaaatatatgaaatggtACTATtactttttaaatattttatgtcatttttagattaTTATGGCCCtctttggtaaagagcgttttgggataaaaagagcggttttgatcaattttagaggtttgaccactgaaaccgccgctgattggagtgtttggtggagagaggtttgggagagagttttgggatgaaaacgctaatttagaaaaggctcttaaaaggagctttttcaattagcattttgaaatattaaaattaatggacttctttaaccctgaTAGATAGACTCCTTCATCTCCTGCTCCAAAATTAAtgtccttattcgtctttttgcacaaaccgctattatcaatcagctaatttttaccaaacaggtctacaagtcaaatcagctaacagctaatgtaatgtaatcagctaatgtaatcagctaacagctaatgtaatcagctaacagggTCTATGTCAACACTAACCATACGGTTAGTTCGTTAATATAATGTTAGAGGGTCATGTGTTTGTAATATTTTGTATTGTTTTCGGGTTAGTTCGTTAATATAATGTTAGAGGGTCATGTGTTTGtaatattttgtatttttttcggGTTTGTATATCAATTTTAATCCAACCTAAAAATTTGTGTCTCCAAAAATGACACCTTACCTACtaagctaaactcaaacattaaaATTGTGTGCCaatttcgtgtcgtgtaatcgggtcgtATGTATTTTTGTCACCTCTACCTTCAATTGAGGTGTTGTATATGTTTTAAGCACCGGATGATTAACAAAAGAAACTGGAGAAACTAAGAACCGGATTAACAACTGGTAAACAGGTTGCACTTAATTAATTGGTTTGAGCGGTTCGGTCCGGTCTGGTTTGATGAGCACTCAAACCCTAGCTTCAATTGGACCTAAATTGGAGGCATGGTAGTTTGGCAGCCGAACCGGCCAGTCCGGTTTGGTCCGATTTGGTTTCAAAGCATTTTTCGTACTTAAAGTTCAATTTACACTTGTTTGGTATCAAATTGAAGTTTTAGCATCAATCAAACCCGGCAGGGTATATGGCTGTTTCATGGTCAGGCCGGCCGTGGTAGTTTTGCGGTCGAACCGGTCAGTCTGATGTGGTTTTCAATTTAGACTTGTTAGTATCAAATTGAAGTTTTAGCATCAACCGAACCTGATCCCGTATTTTCGGTCCGATCCAATTTCCAAAGCATTGGTTTTAGACTTGTTAGCATCAAATTGAAGTTTTAGCATCGACCGATAGTTCTCCGTCGAATCGCACCGGATTTTggtccggttttcaaaacatttTTTTACTTGGAAAGTTCAATCTAGACTTTAGTATCATCAAATTGAAGTGTCCTAAATTTTTTGAAGTCTAAGTATATAGAATTTTACAAgtatataatttacaaaaaaataaatgatgatTTGATTTTAGACTTCTCGAACATATCAATTCTAATTTTAACCTAAGTTGAATGACTCATTTATTTGCAGCCCGGATGTAAGGTGACATATCCGATCATTGCAGACCCTAACCGGAAGATTCTGCACCAACTCAATATGGTTGAACCAGACGACAAAGACGGCTCAGGCAACACCGTCCCTTCTCGAGCTCTGCACATTGTGGATCCTGATAAGAAGGTATACACGCAACTGGAAAATGACCTATTTGTGGttgtttttcaacttatttatCTGATTAGGGTATTTCTCAATTTATTTCTGAATTTAGGTTGAATTTAATTCAcccttttaaagaaaaaaatattttttctttaattttttttataaggcTTGACACTAATTTCTTAAAAAGTTATTAACAtgtacttttattttattttattttaagttttaaatatttttctaattatttaccttttcattttaagttttaaatttcttataattttccTTAATggtaataattttatttaaaaaataataattttcctaaactaaaatttgattaaaaaattttgtttttgtagtcttaaaaataaaaaagtaaatttgTTTTAGGAAAAAATGAGtacaaattaaaaatttatgtttttttagtcttaaaaataaaaaatgctaTTTATGGCCCGAGCCGATAGTTTCGGCTTGGAAGGCTCCTACCATTAGGCTCGTTCTGGCATTGTCCCGAGGCTCGAAGCCTTCCGAGCTTTAGGTTGGCTCGTTCTGCCACTGTCCTTCGGCTCGGAGCCTTCCGAGCATTAGGTTGGTTGTGCCATAGGGCTCGTTCTGCCATTGTCCTTTGGCTCAAAGCCTTGTGAGCCTTAGGCTGGCTCATTCTGCCACTGTCCTTAGGCTCAGAGCCTTAAGAGCTTTTagtcttaaaaaataaaaaattaaatacacTAAACCAGGAAATAAGTTCAAAactagggttaattataaatagtcCAACTAATAGTCCAATTAAAATGgatcatttacatatctaatccatcttgttttaccaaattagacactttcaatcattttgaacaaaattatCTTTAGTTCTATTTGATcgaacttcttcttcttctttcgtTAGCAATGTTTGAGATTATTGATaaattatgttcaatttcctaaaatggtatgtttttagcttatacgttTGCTTTTTCTCATTGGTCTTGCATCTTTCTATTTTGCACAATTTTTctccattttcctccattgttgttgCATTTATGAAGAAATTTGTCGCATTtagtcacaaatgcgacaacaattaCCGCATGTCAGCACAAAATTTTGTGACCGCATGTCAGCACAAAATTATGTGACATCGCATTTGCGATGAAATGCggcaaatttcgtcacaaatgacaatggaggaaaattgagaaaaattgtggaaaatagaggaaattgaaacgatactaTTACAAATGAAAAAAGAAGCAAGACCGATAAGAAAAGGAAGCGTATAAACTAAAAACGTACAATTTCTACAAACTAAAAACGTACAATTTTTACgaaaaattgaacataatacgtcaATAATATCAAAAATCGCTAATGATTAGTATCAGAACtaatgattggtatcagaaccagaagaaagaagaaaaggaagaagtaGGAGTAGATCGATCGatagggtaattttgtccaaagtggttgaaagtgtctaatttggtaagatgaaTCTAACatgagttagatatgtaaaatGATCCCTTctagttgggctagatttgtaattagccttCAAAACTATCCTAATTGTGTAATTAATTGTGTAATTAAGTTGAAAACCAACCCTAAATGTCATTTTCCTATATTATAGCACTGATGAATTTTCACCCATTTAGTGAAACTGAATGAAATTAaactgattaattaattaatccttGTGTAGATCAAGCTGAGCTTTCTTTACCCAGCAAGCACAGGGAGGAACATGGATGAAGTGATGCGAGTCTTGGATTCACTCCAGAGGGCAGCGAACCACAAGATTGCAACTCCTGTGAACTGGAAACCGGGAGATCCAGTGGTGATATCGCCAAGTGTATCGAATGAAGAAGCCAAAAACATGTTCCCAAAGGGTTTTAAAACGGTTGACCTTCCTTCTAAGAAAGAATACCTGCGCTACACTAATGTGGACTAGGACTGGATTATGGAGGAGGAGAATTTGGTCATTTtgaataatattttcttttgttgAATGCATGTCTGTctatatattacataataaaACTTGTGCTTTTGCTCTGTAAAAAGTCTCCTCTCATCGGTAAAATAAATATTTGTTCACTGTTTAGTATTTTCTTAAATATTTGTGTGCAAAAGCCATATGCCAGCTCCGTACTTTTTTAAGGCTATTTTTCAGACACTAAAACTTACTCTTCCAGtggtttgagaaaaaaaaaaaaaaaaacttactcTTCCAGTAGAGCAACAGAGTTAGGAATTCATGTTTTATGTAATAAATAGTTTAAATACGTAATGGTTTGGTTAAttggttttaaatatataaataagttttttaattgatttaattttataatttttttttagttttttttcttagctgattttattatttgatttaattttatattttttttattaactgaTTTGATtagttaattatataaatttataaaagttttttttttaaaaaaaaaatttgcgcatAGAAACgcacattaaagaagaaagaaaaatctctaccagatccggatgtgattcgaattCATGAACTTTCTAATTATAAGTAAGCTCTcaattatataagttaattgattggaaataaataGTAATTAGGGAATGTATTATAGTGATCTGGGCAGCCTTCGGAGGTTTTCGTGGGTCTCGGTTATCGTCTCTGTGCGGGGAGCAGTCCCTGTGAACACTCCGATGATCAAGACAGTTAGTTAGATGTTCGAGATGATTACTAAAGGAAATAATCGAAGAGCTTAGAGTGTATCCGATTGAGTAGTGAGTGAGAATATATCTTTACCTTTCCTATGTTGggggtatttatagtgagctgAGATGGCTTAGTGGATCTTGCTCCTTTGGCCTTTGGGCCCTGTTTGGAGGGAGTGCTTTGCCGGCGCATTTACTTTTTGCCCTAGTATAAACACTGGGAAAGTGATTTCTTCTCATTTTCTGTTTGCTATTTTTCTTGGTGACTCGTCTCTTCCAACTGGAATCCCATCTTTGCGAAAGTTGGGCCGCCGCTCCGTGGAGTTTGACCGTCTGTAAGTTGGAGTGTTCGGTATTTCAGTGCTTCTCGTGCCATCTGGGGAAAGCTTTTTCTGGCCGTTTCTCCTCTTGCTTTTTTCGAAGGTCAGTCATACCTTCCTATTTCTGCTTTTGTTTTACTATTTTCTTTGGGGAGAGGGAGTATGTCAGAAGGTTCTTCCCGAGGAGCCTTTAGACGATTGCTGCCTGTTACTCCAGGTGATTTTCACGCTTCGTGACGCATCGCGGACCCGCTCCTCGAAGCGGAAAAGGCGGATAGAATCGGAAGGGGAAAGTAGTTCCCCTGTTGTAAaagcgaagaagaagaagtcggTCGTGCTACGAGTTATACCGAGTAGGGAATGACCTGTTGGTGGTGTACGTCTCGGGGTTCTTGAGGTTGTGGTGGTTGTTCCGGACGGTTTAATAACGCTGGCTCGCCATTTGGGTACATTATACGAAGACATGAGGACCAAGTTGTGGACGAGGCAAGCAGGTGCGGTGGGTACCGATGGTAGGCGCTTTGAGCGGGTGGAGCGTACGAGGGGGCCAGAGTCATTCGCTGTAGAGGTCGCCCACAGTATTATTGTGTCCGCGGATCTAGCCTCTATCTCCGCGGTTTATCGAATAAGCCAACCGTACGAATTGGCTGCACTGGACGAGGAGGATCGTGCCCATCATGTGGGTGGGGCAAATGAACTGGTGGTTTATGAGGAACAACTTGAATCGGGGATGCGGCTCCCCATTCTTCCTTTCTTTGTGGAGGTCCTGAAAGAACATGACCTTTGTCCTAGCCAAATTCACCCGAACGGATGGAGGATGATGGTCGGGTTTTACTCCATGTGCCGGTCAGCGGGATTCCAAGCAACTGGTCTTGTATTTCGTTAGTTCTTCCGGCCGAATAAAGGACCGCGATCACAGCATGTCACCTTTTTCCACCAGAAATTCAAAGTAATAGGGGGTCTGAAAGATAAAGTGAATGAATTTAGGCATCGCTTCCTGCTTGTCCGGAAGCTTGACGGGGACTTTCCATTCCGAGTGGTCTGGAATGAGGATCCTATGGATTATGGTCGGTGGCTGAGGCCTCGGGAGATGTTGGAATCGGAGATCCAGTTGGTGAAGTATCTGAAGGCCTTGCCTGCGGGAAAGGATCAGAAACAGGATGTGGACGAACTCGTCGGTCACTTCCTTGCCTCCGGGTATTACATCTGGAATCAGTGGCGGATGGCTCGGCTGCAGGGTTGGGTGGCGTCGAATTTTGAGAAGTGGAAAAGATGGTATAAATTCTCAGCCGGTGAGCTTGCCGAGTTGGAGTCGATAACCGTAAACGTTGCTGTTGTAGGTGAGGCGTGTGGGTGGCGTAGATATGATAGTGATTTTGCTTTTGTTTGGAAACGTGTCAAGTATTTGACTCCTTTTGTTGTTTCTTTACAGGTGCTGGCAATCCTCGGGTGAGCATGGATTTTGATCCGGATGAGTTTGGTGTTGGTATCGAGAATACTGAGGAAGCTTTTATTGGTGCTTCGGCTTCTCTGGCTTCGTTCTCGTCGCTCGAAGATGCGAATCAAGTGATTCTAAGTATGGGTGGGGTGCTCCCCGCAGCTGATGATAGGGATATGGCTGCAGAGGTCCCCGGGGGGCTTCTTGTGAAAGAAAACGAGCTGGTCAAGGCGGGGGAGCAACCCGATGTCGTGCTCGATGATAGTTTGGTGGATGAGGGTCAGATTGAGGTTGCGTCGTCCCGAAAGCGAAAAATGAGCAAAGGGAAAGAAGTGATGGGGAGCGAGAAGGAAGGGTTGGTCGCGGACGAAGGTGTTGGCGGTGCTAGCGAGAGCTCGAAGCGAACACGTGCCGAGGAGGAGGTCGAGTTGATGGCAGACCTAGTCGACAGGGTGGGTGATCATCCAGAGATGGTGAAGAGGATGGACGTGAAGCTGGCGAAGTTTCACGAGTTCGTCATGGGGTTGTCGGTGCATGCGGATATGATGTCGTCGGACTTGCCGCGGGCGATGGCCCAGGTTGCCCGGGTTTTTGGGGAGTCATTTCGGATGGATGGTGCATCGAAGATGAATCTGGGGATAGAGACTTTGTCGGCGCTTGGTGTGGTAAGTTCTCCTTAATATGTTGTGACTTATTTAAAGATCAGAATCCCATTGTGTTGTTTTGTTCGTAGGCCACCACGAATGCTAATATGGTATTCGACATGTGCGTGAATGATGAGAAAGTGTTTCGGGAGATGGAGCAGGGTCTGCGAGGTGCCGTGGTCGAGCTAGAGGCGGCGAATGTGAAGTTGGCTAGTGCTGGCGAGTTGCTGGAGCGTCATGAAGCCAAGATTTCCAGTTTGTCCGATCAGCTGGCGgaggaaaagagaaaaaattacgaGCTGCTGCAGGCGTCGTTGCGCGATGTCGAAGAGCTGCGCTGTCGTAAGCTGCTGTTGAGGGCGCCAATGCTCTGGACTCGTCGCGTGAAAGAGACTTTACTAGCCAAGACCCGTCAGCTTGCCGTGCTGGCCGAAGAGAAGATGAGCGCGCAGACGGAGAACGAGAGACTGCGTCGGGACCTCGAGGTAGCTCGGAAAGAGGCTGCTGCCTTCATGCTTTTGCGAGGCAGTGCGAAGAGAAACTTATTAAGATGGACCGGATGATGCTGATCGCTGCTGCTCATACTGCCGGATATGCTATCCCTCCAGAGGTTGTATTCTCTTCGGATGTTTTCGACAAGGAGGCCCAGGCGAAAGCTGTCGAATTTTGTGGGCGttttaagaagaagaagtaggcGAAGATAGTTTATCCTTTATTTGATTTCATTTGTAATGATGTAATCGTACTTTTCGGATTTTGGAAGATCTTTCGGAATGGTTCTCTGAATTTCATCATTATATTTCTGCAATTGATCTGATGTTTACTTTCACTGAACTGTCTTTTATGTCTTGTCTTCCTGGGCTATAAATAGGAGCTGATTTTGTGTTTATTTTGGGTTGCTTTTCTTTGCTAGGATTCTCTCTTGGTcgcttcttgacttgttcttttttCGTAATGTCTCTTCGGGATATTGTCGATCCTGCTAGAGTGCTTGAGGTGCAAAAGGCGATATCAGCGATGCCACATCCCTATGTGTACTGTCCGCCGACTGGGGATCATGACGGGGAGCGGAAAGCCCGGTATGCCTCCCCGGTGTGGATGAAACGAGGTGCtaactcaaaaaaaaaagaaata encodes:
- the LOC136220129 gene encoding uncharacterized protein translates to MDYGRWLRPREMLESEIQLVKYLKALPAGKDQKQDVDELVGHFLASGYYIWNQWRMARLQGWVASNFEKWKRWYKFSAGELAELESITVNVAVVGAGNPRVSMDFDPDEFGVGIENTEEAFIGASASLASFSSLEDANQVILSMGGVLPAADDRDMAAEVPGGLLVKENELVKAGEQPDVVLDDSLVDEGQIEVASSRKRKMSKGKEVMGSEKEGLVADEGVGGASESSKRTRAEEEVELMADLVDRVGDHPEMVKRMDVKLAKFHEFVMGLSVHADMMSSDLPRAMAQVARVFGESFRMDGASKMNLGIETLSALGVATTNANMVFDMCVNDEKVFREMEQGLRGAVVELEAANVKLASAGELLERHEAKISSLSDQLAEEKRKNYELLQASLRDVEELRCRKLLLRAPMLWTRRVKETLLAKTRQLAVLAEEKMSAQTENERLRRDLEVARKEAAAFMLLRGSAKRNLLRWTG
- the LOC136220130 gene encoding 1-Cys peroxiredoxin; amino-acid sequence: MPGLTLGDTIPNLEVETTHGVIKLHDYIDSWTILFSHPGDFTPVCTTELGKMAAYGPEFEKRGVKLLGLSCDDVLSHVEWIKDVEAHTPGCKVTYPIIADPNRKILHQLNMVEPDDKDGSGNTVPSRALHIVDPDKKIKLSFLYPASTGRNMDEVMRVLDSLQRAANHKIATPVNWKPGDPVVISPSVSNEEAKNMFPKGFKTVDLPSKKEYLRYTNVD